In Emys orbicularis isolate rEmyOrb1 chromosome 12, rEmyOrb1.hap1, whole genome shotgun sequence, one genomic interval encodes:
- the LOC135886256 gene encoding olfactory receptor 11A1-like, with the protein MTNAEWRNQTTIIEFILLGFGDLPALQILLFQLLLVIYIVTLAGNILIIVLVVVDQHLHTPMYFFLGNLSCLETCYTSTILPRMLASLLTGDRTISVSGCLVQLYFFGSLVGTECYLLAAMSYDRYLAICKPLHYSTHMNDRFCLHLAAGSWLSAFLVVTIIIFLMSQLTFCGPKEMDHFFCDLTPVIKLSCSVTHQMELVTFLGSFLFTLPPFLLTLTSYVCIITAILRISSSTGRQKAFSTCSSHLIVVTTFYGTLIIVYILPKTKMLRELNKVFSVFYTILTPLANPLIYSLRNKEVMEALRKAVRNSVAFMSSFIEGDIKCSV; encoded by the coding sequence ATGACAAATGCAGAGTGGAGAAATCAAACAACCATCAtcgaattcatcctcctgggatttgggGATCTCCCCGCATTGCAGATTCTTCTCTTCCAATTGTTgctagtgatctacattgtgaccTTGGCTGGGAACATCCTCATCATTGTGCTAGTTGTGgttgatcagcaccttcacacccccatgtacttcttcctggggaacttgtcctgcttggagacctgctacacctccaccatcctgcccaggatgctggccagtctcctgactggggacagaaccatttctgttaGCGGCTGCTTGGTGCAATTATATTTCTTTGGTTCTCTAGTAGGTACAGAATGTTACCTGCTAGCTgcaatgtcttatgatcggtatttagcaataTGTAAACCACTGCATTATTCAACTCATATGAATGACAGGTTCTGCCTCCACCTAGCAGCTGGGTCTTGGCTAAGTGCATTTTTGGTTGTTAccataataatatttttaatgtcaCAATTAACTTTCTGTGGCCCCAAGGAAAtggaccatttcttttgtgatctcACTCCAGTGATAAAACTGTCCTGTAGTGTCACCCACCAGATGGAACTTGTGACCTTCTTGGGCTCCTTCCTATTCACTTTACCACCATTTCTATTAACCCTGACATCCTACGTTTGTATAATAACTGCCATCCTGAGAATCTCTTCTAGCACTGGGaggcaaaaggcattttccacctgctctTCTCACCTTATTGTGGTGACTACTTTTTATGGCACGCTAATCATTGTGTATATTTTACCAAAAACTAAGATGCTGCGAGAGCTTaacaaagtgttctctgtcttctacaccatcctgactcccctggccaaccccctcatctacagcctgagaaacaaagaggtcaTGGAGGCCCTGAGAAAAGCTGTCAGGAACTCTGTGGCTTTCATGAGTTCATTTATAGAGGGTGACATTAAATGTAGTGTATGA